One region of Populus trichocarpa isolate Nisqually-1 chromosome 4, P.trichocarpa_v4.1, whole genome shotgun sequence genomic DNA includes:
- the LOC7470208 gene encoding 60S ribosomal protein L36-2 produces MAPKQPNTGLFVGLNKGHIVTKKELAPRPSDRKGKTSKRVLFVRSLIREVAGFAPYEKRITELLKVGKDKRALKVAKRKLGTHKRAKKKREEMSNVLRKMRAAGGAEKKK; encoded by the exons ATGGCTCCCAAACAGCCAAACACTGGCCTCTTTGTAGGATTGAACAAGGGGCACATTGTGACCAAGAAGGAGCTAGCTCCACGCCCTTCTGATCGCAAAGGG AAAACCAGTAAGAGGGTACTCTTTGTCAGGAGTTTGATCAGGGAAGTTGCTGGTTTTGCACCATATGAGAAGAGGATCACTGAGCTTCTTAAGGTTGGCAAGGATAAGCGTGCATTGAAGGTAGCTAAAAGAAAGTTGGGCACACACAAGAGGGCTAAGAAGAAGCGTGAGGAGATGTCTAATGTTCTCCGCAAGATGAG GGCTGCTGGAGGTGCTGAGAAGAAGAAGTGA